The Acipenser ruthenus chromosome 27, fAciRut3.2 maternal haplotype, whole genome shotgun sequence genome includes a window with the following:
- the LOC117973446 gene encoding uncharacterized protein K02A2.6-like, whose translation MATFGSIGEFDESTDWTEYVERLGHYFAANDITDGGKQRSIFLSVCGSKTYSLIRNLVSPLKPTDKSFAELCLIVKQHKNPKPSEIVQTFKFHNRFRQPGESVATYVAELRRLSEHCVFGEMLDKMLRDRLVCGLQDDRIQRRLLSETALDFKKAVEIAQAMEAAAQQAHDLKPTASTPPVIHKAIAVGSPAIDCRQGEGKNMCYRCGQPHAARDCRFKDAVCHNCNKKGHIAKVCRSKNQPRQHRGGWKPKMPKATHSLEGEVDEDEPEVVYSMHQAKTEKVEPIYVTVKAQGEELQMEVDTGASFTVISESTYRGTWHGKQLPPLSKSAIKLRTYTGEEIKVIGIIAVEVQYNQQSCTLPILIVFGNGPSLLGRNWLKKLKLDWSNLYHMGTTSVQDILNRYAVVFRDELGTLRGTKAVIEVDGNVKPRFFKARTVPYALKEKVSAELQRLQKAGIIEPVQFSKWAAPIVPIMKPDGSIRICGDYKLTVNQASRLDAYPIPRVEDLFSNITGGQAFTKLDLSHAYQQLLLEDSSKEVLTINTHKGLFRYTRLPFGVSSAPGIFQRTLESLLAGLPHVLVYLDDILITGPDPSKHMQVLEEVLKRLADAGLRLKKQKCIFLAPEVQYLGHKIDAEGIHPAEEKVRAIAEAPTPKNTTELKSFLGMVNYYHRFLPNLSTLLAPLHHLLQKKVPWCWKPQQEKAFQSAKKLLLTSQLLVHFDSKKPLLLACDASPYGVGAVLSHTLPDGSERPISFASRTLAPAEKNYSQLDKEALAIVFGVKKFHQYLYGHHFTICSDHKPLMSLFSESKLIPPMASGRIQRWALLLAGYEYEIRYKSGETHSNADGLSRLPLKDTPSHVQTPGDVVLLLENLSTFPVNLGQIQSGTRRDPILSRVLTYVRSGWPAEAEMEDLRPYFRRKEELSIQDNCLLWGNRVIVPPQSQEKVIAELHEAHPGISRMKSLARSMVWWPCMDQALEKKVRECTICQSTRHAPPPAPLHPWEWPDRPWARLHVDYAGPFMGKMFLILIDAHSKWIDVHVMSSATSQATISQLRVTFATHGLPEMLVTDNGTAFTSEEFQQFCKKNSIKHVRTSPYHPASNGLAERAVQTVKEGLKKMRTGTIETKLARFLFHYRITPQTTTGSSPAELLMGRRPRSCFDVLRPAVGGRVRAAQAKQKFQHDQHAKVRLLNVGDTVYVRMFGVEDKWTQGTILEKVGPVSFQVELTDGRVIRRHQDHLRKYQAATVPQSERPEDVQVPLGDDYSPNPVQLEFSTEGVPVDPEPAVDPGPEPTLAPAPELRRSQRVRRAPQKLDC comes from the coding sequence ATGGCGACTTTTGGAAGCATTGGAGAGTTTGATGAGAGCACTGACTGGACGGAGTATGTGGAACGGCTTGGACACTACTTCGCAGCAAATGATATTACTGATGGAGGTAAACAACGCTCCATATTTCTAAGTGTTTGCGGTTCGAAAACATACAGTCTCATCAGGAATTTGGTATCGCCATTGAAACCTACTGATAAGAGTTTTGCTGAACTGTGCTTAATTGTTAAACAGCATAAAAACCCTAAACCGTCAGAGATTGTGCAGACTTTTAAATTTCACAATAGGTTTCGGCAGCCAGGGGAATCTGTGGCAACTTATGTAGCCGAATTGAGACGGTTGTCTGAACATTGTGTTTTCGGGGAGATGCTGGATAAGATGCTGCGTGACAGGTTGGTATGCGGCTTGCAAGATGACCGCATTCAGCGCCGTTTGTTATCGGAAACCGCGTTGGATTTTAAGAAGGCTGTGGAGATTGCTCAAGCCATGGAGGCTGCTGCGCAACAAGCTCACGATCTTAAACCGACCGCCTCAACACCACCTGTGATTCACAAGGCGATCGCAGTTGGTTCTCCTGCGATAGACTGCAGACAGGGTGAAGGGAAAAATATGTGTTACCGCTGTGGACAGCCACATGCTGCAAGAGACTGTAGATTCAAGGACGCTGTTTGCCATAACTGCAATAAGAAGGGTCACATTGCAAAAGTGTGTCGCAGTAAAAATCAGCCACGCCAACACAGAGGGGGCTGGAAACCCAAGATGCCTAAAGCTACGCATAGCTTAGAAGGGGAGGTAGATGAAGACGAACCTGAAGTTGTTTACAGTATGCACCAAGCAAAAACAGAGAAAGTAGAGCCTATTTATGTGACTGTGAAGGCGCAAGGGGAAGAATTGCAAATGGAAGTTGATACAGGGGCGTCATTCACAGTTATCAGTGAGAGCACGTACAGAGGCACGTGGCATGGCAAACAGTTACCCCCACTCAGTAAGTCTGCCATCAAGCTGCGCACGTATACAGGAGAAGAAATTAAAGTCATAGGCATCATTGCAGTGGAAGTACAGTATAACCAGCAATCATGCACGCTACCAATACTGATAGTGTTTGGTAATGGACCTAGTTTGCTAGGACGGAACTGGCTGAAGAAGCTCAAGCTGGATTGGTCTAACTTGTATCATATGGGAACTACTAGTGtgcaagacattttaaacagatatGCAGTTGTGTTTCGGGATGAACTGGGAACTTTGAGAGGAACTAAGGCTGTCATTGAAGTGGACGGAAACGTTAAGCCCAGATTCTTCAAAGCCCGTACAGTACCgtatgcattaaaagaaaaagtcaGTGCTGAACTGCAGAGATTGCAAAAGGCAGGCATCATTGAACCTGTTCAGTTTTCGAAGTGGGCTGCTCCTATTGTGCCAATTATGAAGCCAGATGGGTCAATACGTATTTGTGGCGATTATAAACTGACAGTGAACCAGGCCTCCAGACTGGATGCTTATCCAATTCCGCGAGTGGAAGATTTATTCTCCAACATTACAGGGGGGCAAGCCTTTACAAAGCTGGACCTGAGCCATGCCTACCAGCAGCTGCTCCTGGAGGACAGTTCTAAGGAAGTTTTGACCATCAACACGCACAAGGGGTTGTTCCGCTACACCAGGTTGCCTTTTGGGGTGTCATCAGCTCCAGGTATTTTCCAACGCACCCTGGAAAGCCTGCTAGCAGGTTTGCCCCACGTTCTCGTGTATCTGGATGACATCCTCATAACAGGTCCTGACCCGTCAAAACACATGCAAGTTTTGGAAGAAGTTTTGAAGCGGCTTGCTGATGCAGGATTgagactaaaaaaacaaaagtgcattttCCTAGCGCCAGAGGTGCAGTATTTAGGTCACAAGATTGACGCAGAGGGCATACACCCAGCAGAGGAGAAGGTCCGGGCAATAGCGGAAGCTCCGACGCCCAAGAATACCACAGAGTTGAAGTCATTTTTAGGGATGGTAAACTATTACCATCGTTTTCTGCCAAATTTATCAACGCTGTTGGCACCATTGCATCATCTACTACAGAAGAAGGTGCCATGGTGTTGGAAACCACAGCAGGAGAAAGCTTTCCAGTCAGCAAAGAAGCTTTTGCTAACATCACAATTGTTAGTACATTTCGACTCCAAGAAACCATTGCTCCTGGCATGCGATGCATCACCCTATGGAGTGGGAGCAGTGTTATCGCACACCCTGCCTGATGGAAGTGAAAGACCAATAAGTTTTGCATCCCGCACTTTGGCTCCAGCTGAAAAAAACTATTCTCAGCTGGATAAAGAAGCCCTCGCCATTGTGTTTGGGGTAAAAAAGTTCCATCAGTACCTGTATGGACACCATTTCACTATTTGCTCGGACCACAAGCCCTTGATGAGCCTTTTCAGCGAGAGCAAGTTGATTCCACCGATGGCTTCAGGGAGAATTCAACGGTGGGCGTTATTGCTTGCTGGTTATGAGTATGAGATACGCTACAAGAGTggagagacacacagtaatgctgATGGACTGAGTCGTTTGCCACTGAAGGATACACCCTCACATGTGCAAACACCAGGGGATGTGGTTTTGTTACTGGAAAACCTCTCCACTTTCCCTGTCAACCTAGGGCAAATACAGTCAGGAACCAGAAGAGACCCTATATTGTCGCGAGTCCTGACATACGTGAGAAGTGGATGGCCAGCAGAAGCCGAGATGGAAGATCTGAGGCCGTATTTTAGAAGGAAGGAGGAGTTAAGTATCCAAGACAATTGTTTACTTTGGGGAAACAGAGTCATTGTACCTCCGCAAAGCCAGGAGAAAGTTATTGCTGAACTTCATGAAGCACACCCGGGCATATCTCGCATGAAGAGCCTAGCAAGAAGTATGGTGTGGTGGCCTTGCATGGACCAAGCCTTGGAGAAAAAGGTTAGAGAATGTACCATTTGCCAGAGCACACGCCATGCACCGCCACCGGCACCGCTACACCCGTGGGAGTGGCCTGACAGACCGTGGGCCCGCCTGCATGTGGATTATGCAGGTCCATTTATGGGGAAGATGTTCTTGATCCTTATTGATGCCCACTCCAAGTGGATAGATGTTCATGTTATGTCTTCTGCTACTTCTCAAGCTACCATAAGTCAACTGCGGGTTACATTTGCAACGCATGGGCTGCCCGAGATGCTAGTGACAGATAATGGAACAGCATTTACTAGCGAAGAGTTCCAGCAGTTTTGTAAGAAAAATAGCATTAAGCATGTCAGAACATCACCTTACCACCCTGCATCCAATGGGCTAGCCGAAAGAGCCGTGCAGACGGTAAAGGAGGGGTTAAAGAAAATGAGGACTGGCACAATTGAAACCAAGTTGGCCAGGTTTTTGTTCCATTACAGAATCACACCTCAAACCACAACTGGGTCATCGCCGGCAGAATTACTGATGGGACGTAGACCACGATCGTGTTTTGATGTGCTGAGACCAGCAgtgggagggagagtgagagctGCGCAAGCTAAGCAGAAGTTTCAACATGATCAACACGCCAAAGTTCGCTTATTGAATGTAGGAGATACTGTTTATGTTCGAATGTTTGGAGTGGAGGATAAGTGGACACAAGGAACCATACTGGAGAAAGTGGGTCCAGTGTCATTCCAAGTGGAACTGACGGATGGGAGAGTGATTCGCCGTCATCAAGACCACCTAAGGAAATATCAGGCAGCGACCGTTCCACAATCTGAAAGACCAGAGGATGTCCAAGTTCCTTTGGGAGATGACTACAGCCCTAACCCAGTGCAGTTAGAGTTTTCAACAGAGGGGGTTCCAGTAGACCCAGAGCCAGCAGTAGATCCAGGGCCAGAACCAACATTAGCCCCGGCACCAGAGTTGCGCCGTTCACAAAGAGTGCGTAGAGCTCCACAGAAACTGGACTGTTAG